Proteins co-encoded in one Kutzneria chonburiensis genomic window:
- a CDS encoding valine--tRNA ligase, whose product MTETLPQQYTTDLPTAWNPAEVEQGLYQRWVDNGYFGADANSDKPAFCIVLPPPNVTGSLHMGHALNHTVMDALTRRRRMQGYEALWLPGMDHAGIATQNVVERQLAGEGLSRHDLGREKFVERVWEWKAEYGGKILDQMRRLGDSVDWSRERFTMDEPLSRAVQTMFKKLFDDGLAYRAERIINWCPRCLTALSDIEVEHSEDEGELVSIRYGDGDASIVVATTRAETMLGDTAVAVHPEDERYRHLIGTEVELPLTGRRIPIVGDEHVDPAFGTGAVKVTPAHDPNDFEIGQRHSLPSMTIMDSRGVISVAGPFEGLDRFEARPAVVAALRELGRIVAEKRPYLHSVGHCSRCDTVVEPRLSLQWFVNVGPLAKAAGDAVRDGRTTVHPPELAKRYFDWVDNLHDWCISRQLWWGHRIPVWYGPDGEVVCVGPDEQPPTGEGWHQDEDVLDTWFSSGLWPMSTLGWPDKTADLAKFYPTSVLSTGYDILFFWVARMMMFGLYAMDGAQPFDHVYLHGLIRDAAGKKMSKSRGNVIDPLNWLDTYGADAARFTLARGANPGSDMALAEEWAGGSRNFCTKLWNASRFALLNGATTAVPVPARDELTDADRWILDRADQVVSEVDGLFDGYEFAKLCEALYHFTWDEYCDWYLELAKVQIAEGGARAEATRAVLGHVLDKLLRLLHPVIPFITETLWTALTGGESLMIAEWPTVSGAPVDAVAAQRIDTVQRLITEVRRFRADQGLRPGQKVPARLSGVDEADIVGQLSAIRAIARLEEPADGFTASASLDVVGVHVELDTSGTIDVAAERKRLAKDLAAAEKELAQCDGKLNNQAFVDKAPAQVVDKIKARREAAVADIARVSARLDALPEG is encoded by the coding sequence GTGACCGAGACCCTTCCGCAGCAGTACACCACCGATCTCCCCACCGCCTGGAACCCGGCGGAGGTAGAGCAGGGGCTGTACCAGCGGTGGGTAGACAACGGCTATTTCGGCGCCGACGCGAACAGTGACAAGCCCGCGTTCTGCATCGTGCTGCCGCCGCCGAACGTCACCGGCAGCCTGCACATGGGGCACGCCCTCAACCACACGGTGATGGACGCGCTGACCCGTCGCCGCCGCATGCAGGGCTACGAGGCGCTGTGGCTGCCGGGCATGGACCACGCCGGCATCGCCACCCAGAACGTGGTCGAGCGCCAGCTGGCCGGCGAGGGCCTGTCCCGGCACGACCTGGGCCGCGAGAAGTTCGTGGAGCGGGTCTGGGAGTGGAAGGCCGAGTACGGCGGCAAGATCCTCGACCAGATGCGCCGCCTCGGCGACAGCGTCGACTGGAGCCGTGAGCGCTTCACCATGGACGAGCCGCTGTCGCGGGCCGTGCAGACCATGTTCAAGAAGCTGTTCGACGACGGGCTGGCCTACCGGGCCGAGCGGATCATCAACTGGTGCCCGCGCTGCCTGACCGCGCTGTCGGACATCGAGGTCGAGCACTCCGAGGACGAGGGCGAGCTCGTCTCCATCCGCTACGGCGACGGCGACGCCTCGATCGTGGTGGCCACGACCCGGGCCGAGACCATGCTGGGCGACACTGCCGTCGCAGTGCACCCGGAGGACGAGCGGTACCGGCACCTGATCGGCACCGAGGTCGAGCTGCCGCTGACCGGCCGCCGCATCCCGATCGTCGGCGACGAGCATGTGGACCCGGCCTTCGGCACCGGCGCGGTGAAGGTGACGCCGGCCCACGACCCGAACGACTTCGAGATCGGCCAGCGGCACTCGCTGCCGTCCATGACGATCATGGACTCCCGCGGCGTGATCTCGGTGGCCGGGCCGTTCGAGGGCCTGGACCGGTTCGAGGCGCGGCCGGCGGTGGTCGCGGCGTTGCGTGAGCTCGGCCGGATCGTCGCCGAGAAGCGGCCGTACCTGCACTCGGTCGGCCACTGCTCCCGCTGCGACACCGTGGTGGAGCCGCGGCTGTCGCTCCAGTGGTTCGTCAACGTGGGCCCGCTGGCCAAGGCCGCCGGCGACGCCGTCCGTGACGGCCGCACCACGGTGCACCCGCCGGAGCTGGCCAAGCGCTACTTCGACTGGGTCGACAACCTGCACGACTGGTGCATCTCGCGGCAGCTGTGGTGGGGCCACCGGATCCCGGTCTGGTACGGCCCGGACGGCGAGGTCGTCTGCGTCGGACCGGACGAGCAGCCGCCGACCGGCGAGGGCTGGCACCAGGACGAGGACGTCCTGGACACGTGGTTCTCCTCGGGCCTGTGGCCGATGTCCACGCTGGGCTGGCCGGACAAGACGGCCGACCTGGCCAAGTTCTATCCGACCAGCGTGCTGTCCACCGGCTACGACATCCTGTTCTTCTGGGTCGCCCGGATGATGATGTTCGGCCTGTACGCGATGGACGGCGCGCAGCCGTTCGACCACGTGTACCTGCACGGGCTGATCCGGGACGCGGCGGGCAAGAAGATGTCCAAGTCCCGCGGCAACGTCATCGACCCGCTGAACTGGCTGGACACCTACGGCGCCGACGCGGCCCGGTTCACCCTGGCCCGCGGGGCCAACCCGGGTTCGGACATGGCGCTGGCCGAGGAGTGGGCCGGCGGGTCGCGCAACTTCTGCACGAAGCTGTGGAACGCCAGCCGGTTCGCGTTGCTCAACGGCGCGACCACGGCCGTGCCGGTGCCGGCTCGTGACGAGCTGACCGACGCCGACCGGTGGATCCTGGACCGGGCCGACCAGGTCGTGTCCGAAGTGGACGGTCTGTTCGACGGCTACGAGTTCGCCAAGCTGTGCGAGGCGCTGTACCACTTCACCTGGGACGAGTACTGCGACTGGTACCTCGAGCTGGCCAAGGTGCAGATCGCCGAGGGTGGCGCGCGGGCCGAGGCGACCAGGGCCGTGCTCGGGCACGTGCTGGACAAGCTGCTGCGCCTGCTGCACCCGGTGATCCCGTTCATCACCGAGACGCTGTGGACCGCGCTGACCGGCGGCGAGTCGCTGATGATCGCCGAGTGGCCGACGGTCTCCGGTGCGCCGGTCGATGCCGTTGCCGCGCAGCGCATCGACACCGTGCAGCGGCTGATCACCGAGGTCCGCCGGTTCCGGGCCGACCAGGGGCTGCGGCCGGGTCAGAAGGTGCCGGCGCGACTGTCCGGTGTGGACGAAGCCGACATCGTCGGCCAGCTGTCGGCGATCCGGGCCATCGCCCGGCTGGAGGAGCCGGCCGACGGCTTCACCGCCAGCGCCTCGCTCGACGTCGTCGGCGTGCACGTGGAACTGGACACCTCGGGCACGATCGACGTGGCGGCCGAGCGCAAGCGGCTGGCCAAGGACCTCGCGGCGGCCGAAAAAGAGCTGGCCCAGTGCGACGGCAAGCTGAACAATCAGGCCTTCGTCGACAAGGCCCCGGCGCAGGTGGTCGACAAGATCAAGGCGCGCCGGGAGGCCGCCGTCGCCGACATCGCGCGGGTGTCCGCGCGTTTGGACGCACTGCCGGAAGGGTGA
- a CDS encoding DUF4233 domain-containing protein → MSAPDPMKGIRGIMAGTMVLEAIVTGLGLFVLSRVDHLSGWPVTAVAVLAVLMVVSAGFFGRPWGIPFALVLQVLILVGFVISVPLGVVGVLFGLVWAYLLWVRRDVARRIAEGTLPSQ, encoded by the coding sequence GTGAGCGCCCCAGACCCGATGAAGGGCATCCGCGGCATCATGGCCGGCACCATGGTGCTGGAGGCCATCGTGACCGGGCTGGGGCTGTTCGTGCTGTCCCGCGTCGACCACCTCAGCGGCTGGCCGGTGACGGCGGTGGCCGTGCTGGCCGTGCTGATGGTCGTGTCGGCCGGCTTCTTCGGCCGGCCGTGGGGCATCCCGTTCGCCCTGGTGCTCCAGGTGCTGATCCTGGTCGGCTTCGTGATCAGCGTGCCGCTGGGCGTCGTCGGCGTGCTGTTCGGCCTGGTCTGGGCCTACCTGCTGTGGGTGCGCCGGGACGTGGCGCGGCGCATCGCCGAGGGGACGCTGCCGAGCCAGTAG
- the folC gene encoding bifunctional tetrahydrofolate synthase/dihydrofolate synthase: MPQNDPEALAALREVESELDTRWPETKIEPSTDRIAALADVLGEPQRSYPVVHITGTNGKTSTSRMIDALFTRIGLRTGRYTSPHLQLATERISLDGAPISALQYVEVYRDIEPYIAMVDAKSDVKMSKFEVLTGMAFAAFADAPVDVAVVEVGLGGRWDATNIADGKVAVITPIDIDHTDFLGTDILGIAAEKAGIIKEGAVAVLAEQRPEVAQVLLERCAEVGATVAREGMEFGVLSAEQAVGGQLLTLQGLGGAYDEIFLPLFGAHQAKNAAQALAAVEVFFGAGAGRKLDIDAVREAFATVTSPGRLERVRNAPSVFVDAAHNPHGARALAAALQDQFGFHKVVGVLSVMEDKDVDGILAALEPVFTEVVLTNNGSPRAMDADKLAGLARDVFGEDRIIVEPRLDDALEEAVRLAEETDQPVSTSGVVVTGSVVTAGAARALFGKEPQ, encoded by the coding sequence GTGCCCCAGAACGATCCCGAGGCGCTCGCGGCGCTGCGCGAGGTCGAGTCCGAACTGGACACCCGCTGGCCGGAGACGAAGATCGAGCCGTCCACGGACCGGATCGCGGCGCTGGCCGATGTGCTGGGCGAGCCGCAGCGGTCGTATCCGGTGGTGCACATCACCGGCACCAACGGCAAGACGTCGACGAGCCGCATGATCGACGCGCTGTTCACGCGGATCGGCCTGCGCACGGGCCGGTACACGAGCCCGCACCTCCAGCTGGCGACCGAGCGGATCAGCCTGGACGGGGCGCCGATCAGCGCGCTGCAGTACGTGGAGGTCTACCGCGACATCGAGCCGTACATCGCGATGGTGGACGCCAAGTCGGACGTGAAGATGAGCAAGTTCGAGGTGCTCACCGGCATGGCCTTCGCGGCGTTCGCGGACGCGCCGGTGGATGTGGCGGTGGTGGAGGTCGGCCTCGGCGGCCGCTGGGACGCCACGAACATCGCGGACGGCAAGGTCGCGGTGATCACGCCGATCGACATCGACCACACCGACTTCCTCGGTACGGACATCCTCGGCATCGCGGCGGAGAAGGCCGGCATCATCAAGGAAGGCGCGGTGGCGGTGCTGGCCGAGCAGCGCCCGGAGGTGGCGCAGGTGCTGCTGGAGCGCTGCGCCGAGGTGGGCGCGACGGTGGCCCGCGAGGGCATGGAGTTCGGCGTGCTGTCGGCGGAGCAGGCGGTCGGCGGCCAACTCCTGACGTTGCAGGGCCTCGGCGGCGCGTACGACGAGATCTTCCTGCCGCTGTTCGGCGCACACCAGGCCAAGAACGCGGCGCAGGCGCTGGCCGCGGTGGAGGTGTTCTTCGGCGCGGGGGCGGGCCGCAAGCTCGACATCGACGCGGTCCGCGAGGCGTTCGCCACGGTGACGTCGCCCGGCCGGCTGGAGCGCGTCCGCAACGCTCCCAGCGTGTTCGTCGATGCCGCGCACAACCCGCACGGCGCCCGGGCATTGGCCGCGGCGCTTCAGGACCAGTTCGGCTTCCACAAGGTGGTCGGCGTGCTCAGCGTGATGGAGGACAAGGACGTGGACGGCATCCTGGCCGCCCTCGAGCCGGTGTTCACCGAGGTCGTGCTGACCAACAACGGCTCGCCCCGTGCGATGGACGCCGACAAGCTGGCCGGCCTGGCCCGCGACGTGTTCGGCGAGGACCGCATCATCGTCGAGCCCCGGCTGGACGACGCGCTGGAGGAGGCGGTCCGGCTGGCCGAGGAGACCGACCAGCCGGTGTCGACCAGCGGCGTCGTGGTGACCGGCTCGGTCGTCACGGCCGGCGCCGCCCGTGCGTTGTTCGGCAAGGAGCCCCAGTGA
- the valS gene encoding valine--tRNA ligase yields the protein MTGDGIPQRPSMEGIEDKWSGRWAAEETFRFHRPDSRAEVFSIDTPPPTVSGSLHVGHVFSYTHTDVVARFQRMRGKHVFYPMGWDDNGLPTERRVQLRYGVRCDPSLPYDPLYEPVETTGKQQVGISRRNFVELCQRMTVEDEQAFEALWRRLGLSVDWSLTYSTIGVRAQRVAQLGFLRLLAEGQAYQSEAPSLWDVTFQTAVAQAELDARDHAGAWHRISFGPVEIETTRPELLPACVALIAHPDDERYQQLFGTSVRSPLFGMEIPVLAHPDAEPERGAGIAMCCTFGDLTDVKWWRELKLPTRTVIGRDGRFLPEPPVGVPSSPYEELVGLTAFSARKRIVELLRESGDLIGEPRPTVRPVNFYEKGDKPLEIVSSRQWFVRSLEHREALLRRGSELRWHPAWMRNRYDDWAKGLNSDWLVSRQRFFGVPFPVWYPLDASGEPRYEEPILPAVDALPVDPSSQVPPGYDESQRGVPGGFAGDPDVMDTWMTSSMSPLIVSGWEHDPELFAVTYPMDLRPQSHEIIRTWLFYSVLRSQQELDTLPWSDAVISGWILDPDRKKMSKSAGKVVTPDDLLAEHGSDGVRYWAAGGRPGTDTAFDPKQMKVGRRLATKLLNASRFALSFDVPSTSDTVTHPLDQAMITALSSVVDDATAALEGFEHTAALERVERFFWTFCDDYLELVKERAYSPDGASARVALRTGLSTLLRLFAPYLPYVTEEVWSWWQAGAVHHAPWPSSLGTPGNPAALDLAATVIAAVRKAKSTAKLSMRADVASVEVAADPATLALVRASPTTSWPPAVSASSATARPTASSR from the coding sequence ATGACGGGTGACGGAATTCCGCAGCGCCCGTCGATGGAGGGCATCGAGGACAAGTGGTCGGGCCGATGGGCCGCGGAGGAAACCTTCCGCTTCCATCGGCCCGATTCCCGTGCTGAGGTGTTTTCCATCGACACGCCGCCGCCGACGGTGAGCGGGTCGCTGCACGTAGGCCACGTCTTCAGCTACACCCACACCGATGTCGTAGCCCGGTTCCAGCGGATGCGCGGCAAGCACGTGTTCTACCCGATGGGGTGGGACGACAACGGCCTGCCGACCGAGCGGCGCGTGCAGCTGCGCTATGGCGTGCGCTGCGATCCGTCGCTGCCGTACGACCCGTTGTATGAGCCGGTGGAAACCACCGGCAAGCAACAGGTCGGTATCTCGCGGCGCAACTTCGTCGAGCTGTGCCAACGGATGACCGTCGAGGACGAGCAGGCGTTCGAGGCCCTGTGGCGTCGGCTCGGGCTGTCGGTGGACTGGTCGTTGACGTACTCGACCATCGGCGTCCGTGCGCAACGCGTGGCGCAGTTGGGTTTCCTGCGGCTGCTGGCCGAAGGCCAGGCGTACCAGTCGGAAGCGCCGTCGCTGTGGGACGTGACGTTCCAGACCGCGGTGGCGCAGGCCGAGTTGGACGCGCGGGATCACGCCGGCGCGTGGCACCGGATTTCCTTTGGGCCGGTGGAGATCGAGACCACCCGGCCGGAGTTGCTGCCGGCGTGCGTGGCGCTGATCGCGCATCCGGACGACGAGCGGTACCAACAGCTTTTCGGCACCTCTGTGCGGTCTCCCTTGTTCGGCATGGAGATCCCGGTGCTCGCGCATCCTGACGCCGAGCCGGAGCGCGGCGCGGGCATCGCGATGTGTTGCACCTTCGGCGATCTGACCGACGTGAAGTGGTGGCGTGAGCTGAAGTTGCCCACCCGCACGGTGATCGGCCGCGACGGCCGGTTCCTGCCGGAGCCGCCGGTCGGCGTGCCGTCCTCGCCGTACGAGGAGCTGGTCGGGCTGACGGCGTTCAGCGCGCGCAAGCGGATCGTCGAGCTGCTGCGGGAATCCGGTGACCTGATCGGTGAGCCGCGGCCGACCGTGCGTCCGGTCAACTTCTACGAGAAGGGCGACAAGCCGCTGGAGATCGTGTCCAGCCGGCAGTGGTTCGTGCGCAGCCTGGAGCACCGGGAAGCGTTGCTGCGTAGGGGATCCGAGCTTCGGTGGCATCCGGCGTGGATGCGCAACCGGTACGACGACTGGGCCAAGGGGCTCAACTCGGACTGGCTGGTCAGCCGGCAGCGGTTCTTCGGCGTGCCTTTCCCCGTCTGGTATCCGTTGGATGCCAGCGGCGAACCTCGTTACGAGGAACCGATTCTGCCTGCTGTAGACGCGCTCCCGGTCGACCCGTCCAGCCAGGTCCCGCCCGGCTACGACGAGTCGCAGCGGGGCGTGCCCGGCGGTTTCGCCGGCGACCCGGACGTGATGGACACGTGGATGACGTCCTCGATGTCGCCGCTGATCGTCTCCGGCTGGGAGCACGATCCCGAGCTGTTCGCGGTGACGTATCCGATGGATCTGCGGCCGCAGAGCCACGAGATCATCCGGACCTGGCTGTTCTACTCGGTGTTGCGGTCGCAGCAGGAGTTGGACACGCTGCCGTGGTCCGACGCGGTCATCTCCGGCTGGATCCTCGATCCCGACCGGAAGAAGATGTCCAAGTCGGCCGGCAAGGTCGTGACGCCCGACGACCTGCTCGCCGAGCACGGCTCCGACGGCGTGCGCTACTGGGCGGCCGGTGGGCGGCCCGGCACTGACACCGCGTTCGACCCCAAGCAGATGAAGGTCGGCCGCCGGTTGGCCACCAAGCTCCTCAACGCCAGCCGGTTCGCGCTGTCCTTCGACGTACCGTCCACTTCGGACACCGTCACGCATCCGTTGGACCAGGCCATGATCACGGCACTTTCTTCCGTTGTGGACGATGCCACCGCAGCCTTGGAGGGCTTCGAGCACACCGCCGCGTTGGAGCGGGTCGAGCGGTTCTTCTGGACGTTCTGTGACGACTATCTCGAGCTCGTCAAGGAACGGGCCTACAGTCCCGACGGCGCTTCCGCCCGGGTCGCCCTGCGCACCGGGCTCTCCACCTTGCTCCGGCTCTTCGCCCCGTACCTGCCGTACGTGACCGAGGAAGTCTGGTCCTGGTGGCAGGCCGGGGCCGTGCACCACGCCCCGTGGCCTTCCTCCCTCGGCACCCCCGGCAACCCGGCGGCTCTCGACCTCGCCGCCACCGTCATCGCCGCCGTCCGCAAGGCCAAGTCCACCGCCAAGCTCTCCATGCGGGCCGACGTCGCCTCCGTCGAGGTCGCCGCCGATCCCGCCACCTTGGCGCTGGTCAGGGCTTCGCCGACGACCTCGTGGCCGCCGGCCGTATCGGCGAGCTCCGCTACCGCGAGACCGACGGCGAGCTCGAGGTAG
- a CDS encoding AbrB/MazE/SpoVT family DNA-binding domain-containing protein, translating to MRLTSKGQVTIPIEVREEFGLQPGDEVDFVLDEHGLHVVKSDKQPSRGRRIVEQLRGKGNANLEMSTDEIMALMRGE from the coding sequence ATGCGGTTGACCAGCAAGGGGCAAGTGACCATTCCCATCGAGGTTCGCGAGGAGTTCGGGCTCCAGCCCGGCGACGAGGTCGACTTCGTGCTCGACGAGCACGGGCTGCACGTCGTCAAGAGCGACAAGCAGCCCAGCCGGGGCCGGCGGATCGTCGAGCAGTTGCGCGGCAAGGGCAATGCGAATCTCGAGATGTCCACCGACGAGATCATGGCGCTGATGCGTGGTGAGTGA